One genomic region from Cyanobium usitatum str. Tous encodes:
- a CDS encoding DUF389 domain-containing protein, with the protein MSPTGQLHCRRTLDARCDQPFVVLTLAAGAIATLGLLANSSAVVIGAMLIAPWMLPLRAAAFAILQGRLLLVGRALLTLVIGISITVVLSLLLGASVGLPILGAEVAARTQPNLLDLGVALVAGAIAAYASVSTKAISSLAGTAIAVALVPPVCAFGLLLANAQWSEALGAALLFAANLLGILSGGLLTLAVCQPELRLNLWRSRLGLVSLLLTTMLLIPLSGSFLSLMSQAREAAALEQIQHAITISLKNRTLTLGKDSELINVRIDWSQNPPLIRAAVRVTNPRLPTARQVADVQAYINQQQPIRYRLIVQRVSVDVIGPETEPNPPELVPQDPASPEEINKILSDPDRQAPD; encoded by the coding sequence TTGTCGCCGACCGGCCAACTTCATTGTCGGCGGACACTCGACGCTCGCTGCGATCAGCCCTTCGTTGTACTGACCCTGGCGGCCGGGGCCATCGCCACCCTGGGCCTGCTGGCCAACAGCAGCGCCGTGGTGATTGGGGCGATGCTGATCGCTCCATGGATGCTGCCGCTGCGGGCGGCAGCTTTTGCGATCCTGCAAGGGCGCTTGCTACTTGTGGGTCGGGCCCTACTGACCTTGGTGATCGGCATCAGCATCACGGTGGTGTTGTCGCTACTTCTAGGCGCATCGGTGGGCCTGCCCATCCTCGGAGCGGAAGTGGCGGCTCGCACCCAACCGAATCTTCTGGACCTCGGCGTGGCATTGGTCGCTGGGGCGATCGCCGCCTACGCCTCAGTGAGCACCAAAGCCATCAGCTCCCTCGCTGGCACAGCTATCGCGGTGGCTCTTGTGCCACCGGTGTGTGCCTTCGGGCTATTGCTGGCCAATGCGCAATGGAGTGAGGCGCTTGGGGCTGCACTCCTGTTCGCTGCAAACCTTCTCGGAATCCTCAGCGGAGGACTGCTCACCTTGGCTGTCTGTCAGCCAGAGCTGCGGCTGAATCTCTGGCGCAGCCGCCTGGGCCTTGTGAGCTTGCTCCTCACCACGATGCTGCTGATCCCACTATCAGGCAGCTTTTTATCGCTGATGTCCCAGGCCAGGGAAGCAGCAGCCCTCGAGCAAATTCAGCATGCGATCACGATATCTCTCAAGAACCGCACCCTCACGCTTGGCAAGGATTCCGAGCTGATCAATGTGCGGATTGACTGGAGCCAGAATCCACCCCTGATTCGCGCCGCTGTGCGTGTCACCAATCCGCGGTTGCCAACGGCTCGGCAGGTGGCTGATGTGCAGGCTTACATCAATCAGCAGCAACCGATTCGTTATCGTCTGATCGTCCAGCGTGTCTCTGTCGATGTGATTGGCCCTGAGACCGAACCTAACCCCCCCGAGCTGGTACCTCAGGATCCAGCCTCTCCAGAGGAGATCAACAAGATCCTAAGCGATCCAGATCGTCAAGCCCCCGACTAG
- a CDS encoding ABC transporter substrate-binding protein, translating into MRPAARQAWFAVGLGLGLALALLWGGLAWASRPTTVRLLMPAPFADATAELVESFNREHRGLRIAVTRGPFETESVSDLAISSLLLGDSPYDLLLMDVTWTAKYAAAGWLLPLDDWLGPEPLAPLVAGAWAGNIIDGKLWRVPMVADMGLLYWRTDLMAAPPRTPTELVAISERLQRQGKVRWGYVWQGRQYEGLSCVFLEMLRGFGGNWESSGEGLGTPAATKAASWLRQLIVKGISPAAVANFAEPEALQSFEAGEAAFMRNWPYAWQELQGPSSRVAGKVGVTMMVAEVGEPPAATQGSWGLSVLAGSRHPAEAVQVLQALTGEASQRLLVQRWGYSPTLTALFDDPALVAERPLLPILQNALESVALRPLNPGYAQLSDILQRQLSSVITGELEPALAMERAGRGSQLLLEASGRGPGQ; encoded by the coding sequence TTGAGGCCGGCAGCCCGCCAAGCCTGGTTTGCTGTCGGCCTGGGACTGGGCCTCGCCTTGGCGCTGCTCTGGGGTGGGCTTGCTTGGGCAAGCCGGCCCACCACCGTGCGGCTGCTGATGCCCGCACCCTTTGCCGACGCCACCGCCGAGTTGGTGGAGAGCTTCAACCGGGAGCACCGGGGCCTGCGCATCGCCGTAACCCGGGGACCCTTCGAGACGGAATCCGTTTCCGACCTGGCGATCAGCAGTCTGTTGCTGGGTGACAGCCCCTACGACCTGCTGCTGATGGATGTGACCTGGACGGCGAAATACGCCGCCGCCGGCTGGTTGCTACCCCTCGACGACTGGTTGGGCCCCGAGCCCCTGGCACCCCTGGTCGCCGGAGCATGGGCGGGCAACATCATCGACGGCAAGCTCTGGCGCGTGCCGATGGTGGCCGACATGGGCCTGTTGTACTGGCGCACCGACCTGATGGCCGCCCCACCCCGCACCCCCACCGAGCTCGTTGCGATCTCCGAGCGCCTGCAGCGGCAAGGGAAGGTGCGCTGGGGGTATGTGTGGCAGGGGCGCCAATACGAGGGTCTGAGCTGCGTGTTCCTTGAGATGCTGCGCGGTTTCGGCGGCAACTGGGAGAGCAGCGGCGAGGGCCTGGGCACCCCGGCTGCCACCAAGGCGGCCAGCTGGCTGCGGCAGCTGATCGTCAAAGGGATCAGCCCCGCTGCAGTTGCCAACTTCGCCGAACCCGAAGCCCTGCAGAGCTTTGAAGCAGGGGAGGCGGCTTTCATGCGCAACTGGCCCTACGCCTGGCAGGAGCTGCAGGGGCCATCTAGCCGGGTGGCCGGCAAGGTGGGGGTGACCATGATGGTGGCCGAGGTCGGCGAGCCCCCAGCTGCCACCCAGGGCAGCTGGGGGCTTTCGGTTTTGGCTGGCAGCCGCCATCCTGCAGAAGCCGTTCAGGTGCTCCAGGCCCTCACTGGGGAAGCGAGCCAGCGTCTGTTGGTGCAGCGTTGGGGCTACAGCCCCACCCTCACCGCCCTCTTCGACGACCCGGCCCTTGTGGCGGAGAGGCCCCTGTTGCCGATCCTGCAGAACGCCCTGGAATCGGTGGCCCTGCGCCCGCTCAACCCTGGCTATGCCCAGCTCAGCGACATCCTGCAGCGCCAGCTCAGCAGCGTGATCACCGGAGAGCTGGAGCCAGCCCTTGCCATGGAGCGCGCCGGACGGGGCAGCCAATTGCTACTGGAGGCCAGTGGCCGGGGGCCAGGGCAATGA
- a CDS encoding carbohydrate ABC transporter permease, which produces MSLLLMAPALLLLLAVFFWPMLDYAWLSLQAQTVFTGLKPVPVGLANWERLLGDGRFWQDAAQTLRFAVVSVGLELLLGLAIALLLHQSWRGRGLVRSLSLLPWALPTTVMALGWRWILNDPNGPINGVMQSLGLPSLPFLASTQLAWLGVVLADTWKTTPFVALLLLAGLQMIPTDLYEAFALEGGRPWQGLRRITLPLLRPYVFIALIFRLAQALGVFDLVAVLTGGGPASSTETLALYAYLNAMRFLDFGYSATVMLGMFVLLLASALLLVLAQQRWQGARP; this is translated from the coding sequence ATGAGCCTGCTGCTGATGGCCCCGGCCCTGCTGTTGCTGCTGGCGGTGTTCTTCTGGCCAATGCTGGACTACGCCTGGCTCAGCCTGCAGGCCCAGACGGTGTTCACCGGGCTCAAACCGGTGCCGGTTGGTCTGGCCAACTGGGAGCGGCTGCTCGGAGATGGGCGCTTCTGGCAGGACGCTGCCCAGACCCTGCGCTTCGCGGTGGTGTCTGTGGGCCTTGAGCTGCTCCTGGGTCTGGCGATCGCCCTGCTGCTGCATCAGAGCTGGCGGGGCCGGGGCCTGGTGCGCAGCCTCAGCCTGCTCCCCTGGGCCCTGCCCACCACGGTGATGGCCCTCGGCTGGCGCTGGATCCTCAACGACCCCAACGGCCCGATCAATGGGGTTATGCAGTCCCTAGGACTGCCCAGCCTGCCCTTTCTGGCCTCTACCCAGCTGGCCTGGCTGGGGGTGGTGCTTGCCGACACCTGGAAGACCACCCCTTTTGTGGCCCTGCTGCTTCTGGCCGGTTTGCAGATGATTCCCACCGATCTCTATGAGGCCTTCGCCCTCGAGGGCGGCCGGCCCTGGCAGGGGCTGCGCCGCATCACCCTGCCCCTGCTGCGGCCCTACGTTTTTATTGCGCTGATCTTCCGCCTGGCCCAGGCCCTCGGAGTGTTCGACCTGGTGGCTGTGCTGACAGGCGGTGGTCCGGCCAGCAGCACCGAGACTCTGGCGCTCTACGCCTATCTCAATGCCATGCGCTTCCTCGATTTTGGCTACAGCGCCACGGTGATGCTGGGCATGTTCGTGCTGCTGCTGGCCTCTGCTTTGCTGCTGGTGCTGGCGCAGCAGCGCTGGCAGGGGGCCAGACCATGA
- a CDS encoding carbohydrate ABC transporter permease, translating into MSSSPLRQRPALLRISMVALLLLWSLAPMLWQLYTSLRTPESLLAGLAGLGGGWTLANYSAVLQADPPFGVYLLNSTVVGALSTLLTLALAIPCAYALSRRSDLLKLVIGGGLLAAAVFPYVLLFLALLQVARQLGLANNLLALCLPYAGLSLPLAVLLLQAAFADLPVELEENALLEGFSLGQRLRWILLPLIGPAVVSTGLLVFLFSWNEFPIALTWLSRSELLTLAPAMARIAGSSVFTVPHGAFAAATVLGGVPLLALLLIFQRQIVAGLTQGAIKG; encoded by the coding sequence ATGAGCAGCAGCCCCCTGCGCCAGCGCCCTGCCTTGCTGCGCATCTCCATGGTGGCCCTGTTGCTGCTCTGGAGCTTGGCACCGATGCTCTGGCAGCTTTACACCTCGCTACGTACCCCGGAATCCCTGCTGGCCGGGCTTGCCGGTCTCGGGGGCGGCTGGACCCTTGCCAACTACAGCGCGGTGCTGCAGGCCGATCCTCCCTTTGGGGTCTACCTGCTGAACAGCACCGTTGTGGGCGCTCTTAGCACCCTGCTCACCCTGGCTCTGGCCATCCCCTGCGCCTACGCCCTCAGCCGCCGTAGCGACCTGCTCAAGCTGGTAATTGGAGGCGGCCTGCTGGCGGCGGCGGTATTCCCTTACGTGCTGCTTTTCCTAGCGTTGTTGCAGGTGGCGCGGCAGCTGGGTCTGGCCAACAACCTGCTGGCCCTGTGCCTGCCCTATGCGGGTCTTTCCCTGCCCCTGGCGGTGCTGCTGCTGCAGGCGGCCTTTGCCGATTTGCCCGTGGAACTGGAGGAGAACGCCCTGCTGGAGGGCTTCAGCCTCGGACAGAGGCTGCGCTGGATTCTGTTGCCGCTGATTGGCCCTGCGGTTGTGAGTACGGGACTGCTGGTGTTCCTTTTCAGCTGGAACGAGTTCCCGATTGCCCTCACCTGGCTTAGCCGCAGCGAGCTGCTCACCCTGGCGCCTGCGATGGCGCGGATTGCCGGCTCCTCTGTGTTTACGGTGCCCCATGGCGCCTTTGCCGCCGCCACCGTGCTGGGCGGTGTGCCGCTGCTCGCCCTGCTGCTGATCTTTCAACGCCAGATCGTGGCTGGCCTTACCCAGGGAGCGATCAAAGGATGA
- a CDS encoding ABC transporter ATP-binding protein, translated as MINTIASGAGPTGDLRLEALNRRIAGRQILAGIDLAVAPGECLALLGPSGCGKSTILRLIAGLDRPDGGRILLAGRDITALPPGRRQVAMVFQSYALYPHLSVERNLLLGMELRGVPRQQRQQEADRVLSMLQLESFRSRRPSELSGGQRQRVALARALLRRPQVFLLDEPMSNLDAQLREELRPQLRAILCGGEAPVIYVTHDQQEAMGIADRIAVLQNGRLQQCGTPQELYTNPANVVVASFIGRPQINLLDRGDGSLLGIRPEHLQAVEDGGVAVRVLSREWHGASQQLTVASPHGDLRWTTSGAEPIHDQLRLGWQLQHELRFDLATGLRC; from the coding sequence ATGATCAACACCATCGCCTCAGGGGCTGGGCCAACCGGTGATTTGAGGCTGGAGGCTCTGAACCGACGCATCGCTGGACGGCAGATCCTCGCTGGCATCGACCTGGCCGTGGCGCCTGGTGAGTGTCTGGCGCTGCTGGGTCCAAGCGGCTGTGGCAAGAGCACCATCCTGCGCCTGATCGCCGGCCTCGACCGCCCAGACGGCGGGCGCATCCTGCTGGCGGGACGGGATATCACGGCCCTGCCCCCCGGCCGGCGGCAGGTGGCGATGGTGTTCCAGAGCTATGCCCTCTACCCCCATCTGAGCGTCGAACGCAACCTCTTGCTGGGTATGGAGCTGCGCGGCGTGCCCCGGCAACAACGGCAGCAGGAGGCAGATCGGGTCCTCAGCATGTTGCAGCTCGAGAGTTTCCGAAGCCGCAGGCCTTCCGAACTCTCCGGTGGCCAGCGTCAGCGGGTAGCCCTGGCCCGGGCCCTGCTGCGCCGCCCCCAGGTGTTTCTGCTGGATGAACCGATGAGCAACCTCGATGCCCAGCTGCGGGAGGAGCTGCGGCCCCAGCTGCGGGCCATCCTCTGCGGTGGGGAGGCGCCGGTTATTTATGTGACCCACGACCAGCAGGAGGCGATGGGCATCGCCGACCGCATCGCCGTGCTCCAAAACGGCCGGCTGCAGCAGTGCGGCACCCCCCAGGAGCTCTATACCAACCCGGCCAATGTAGTGGTAGCCAGCTTTATCGGCCGCCCCCAGATCAACCTGCTGGACCGGGGCGATGGCAGCTTGCTCGGTATCAGGCCTGAGCACCTCCAGGCGGTCGAGGATGGGGGCGTGGCGGTGAGGGTTCTCAGCCGCGAATGGCATGGGGCCAGCCAGCAGCTGACCGTGGCCAGCCCCCATGGGGATCTGCGCTGGACCACCAGCGGTGCTGAGCCGATCCACGATCAGCTGCGGCTCGGCTGGCAGCTGCAGCACGAACTTCGCTTTGACCTGGCCACAGGGCTGCGCTGCTGA
- a CDS encoding HAD family hydrolase: MVATVSPKGLYILLISVHGLIRGHNLELGRDADTGGQTKYVVELAKSLARQVAVERIDLVTRLIVDEAVSIDYKAPVEQLSANSRIVRIKAGPEEYIPKEQLWPHMDSFADNLCIWLSEQPRLPDIIHTHYADAGYVGVRLANHTGLPLVHTGHSLGHDKYSRLLAVGMGIEQIEERYHMQARISAEEDILSCAELVITSTRNEIESQYELYDYYTPEKMAVIPPGINLEQFHPVIQGQPAISQAFQSKLSLFLRDPAKPMILALSRPDERKNIVSLLEAFGQNKSLQKLANLVIVAGNRDDIRELNDGVQSVLTELLWVIDVYELYGLVALPKHHSAEDVPDIYRYAAASKGVFVNPALTEPFGLTLLEAAASGLPLVATENGGPVDIIGNCGNGLLVDPLGREAIADALLSILQNPARWQEFSSNGLRNISRFYSWDAHAQSYLALLQTLVSKRKPLTQVTSTHQFSTYRNRALFTAIDNTLLGDPEALEQFANVVRSNRRQFLFGIATGRRLDSVLTILKRNSIPTPDVLITSLGTEIYYTSELVADIAWSHHIDHSWTPLVLRRVLESLPGLSPQPKSGQSRFKVSYFYDAQIAPPMDEILGLLRQQELSVNATLSFGQYLDIVPARASKGQALRYVTNQYNIPLDRTLVTGGSGGDADMLRGNTLGVVVSNRHQEELSNLSENEQVYFANGAHAWGILEAINHYGFF; this comes from the coding sequence ATGGTAGCGACGGTTAGCCCCAAAGGTCTCTATATTCTGCTTATTAGTGTGCATGGGTTAATCCGAGGCCATAATCTCGAGCTCGGGCGAGACGCCGATACTGGAGGGCAGACAAAATATGTTGTGGAGCTTGCCAAATCTTTGGCCAGGCAGGTGGCAGTTGAGCGCATTGATTTAGTGACCCGGCTGATTGTTGATGAGGCTGTCAGTATCGATTACAAAGCTCCGGTTGAGCAGCTATCCGCGAATTCTCGGATAGTTCGCATCAAGGCCGGTCCAGAAGAATACATCCCGAAGGAGCAGCTCTGGCCCCATATGGATAGCTTTGCCGACAATCTGTGTATCTGGCTTAGTGAGCAGCCACGCCTACCAGATATAATCCATACCCACTATGCCGATGCCGGCTACGTTGGCGTACGTCTTGCAAATCACACTGGTCTGCCATTGGTGCATACGGGTCATTCCCTAGGTCACGACAAGTACAGTCGCCTCCTTGCGGTGGGAATGGGAATAGAGCAGATTGAAGAGCGATATCACATGCAGGCTCGAATCAGCGCCGAAGAAGATATACTGAGTTGCGCCGAGCTGGTCATAACAAGCACGCGCAATGAAATTGAAAGCCAATATGAGCTATATGATTATTACACACCCGAGAAGATGGCGGTGATTCCGCCTGGAATCAATCTCGAGCAGTTCCATCCAGTAATCCAGGGCCAGCCAGCTATATCACAAGCTTTTCAAAGCAAGCTCAGTCTGTTTTTGCGTGATCCGGCCAAGCCGATGATTCTGGCTCTTTCACGGCCCGATGAACGCAAGAACATCGTTTCGCTGCTCGAGGCTTTTGGCCAGAACAAGAGCTTGCAGAAGCTAGCCAATCTTGTGATTGTTGCCGGCAATCGTGATGATATTCGTGAGCTCAACGATGGAGTCCAATCGGTGCTGACCGAATTGCTTTGGGTGATTGATGTTTATGAACTGTACGGACTAGTAGCACTCCCCAAGCATCACTCTGCTGAGGATGTTCCTGATATTTATCGCTACGCAGCGGCGTCCAAGGGTGTTTTCGTTAATCCAGCTCTAACCGAGCCTTTCGGACTCACCCTGCTTGAGGCCGCCGCCAGTGGCCTGCCCCTTGTGGCCACCGAGAATGGTGGACCTGTGGACATAATCGGCAACTGCGGGAACGGCCTGCTAGTGGATCCGCTCGGTCGTGAGGCCATCGCTGATGCCTTGCTTTCCATTCTTCAGAATCCGGCACGTTGGCAGGAGTTCTCCAGCAATGGCCTGCGCAACATTTCCCGCTTTTACTCCTGGGATGCCCATGCCCAGTCTTACCTGGCTTTGCTGCAAACGCTGGTATCCAAGCGAAAACCACTAACGCAGGTTACTTCGACCCATCAATTCAGCACCTACCGGAACCGTGCTCTCTTCACCGCTATCGACAATACGCTTCTTGGTGATCCCGAAGCGCTCGAGCAGTTCGCTAATGTAGTTAGAAGCAATCGCCGCCAATTTCTCTTCGGTATCGCCACTGGTCGGAGATTGGATTCGGTGCTGACCATTCTCAAACGTAATAGCATTCCCACTCCCGATGTGCTGATCACCAGCCTGGGCACGGAAATTTATTACACCTCAGAATTAGTTGCAGATATCGCCTGGAGTCATCATATTGATCATTCCTGGACCCCCCTGGTCCTGCGTAGAGTGCTGGAATCGTTACCAGGGCTGTCGCCCCAACCGAAGAGCGGTCAGAGCCGCTTCAAGGTGTCTTATTTTTATGATGCCCAGATCGCTCCTCCTATGGACGAGATTCTCGGCTTGCTCAGGCAACAGGAACTCTCGGTTAATGCGACTTTGTCATTTGGCCAGTACCTCGACATTGTTCCGGCGCGAGCATCTAAAGGCCAGGCTCTGCGTTATGTCACCAACCAATACAATATCCCCCTTGATCGCACCCTGGTTACGGGAGGTTCCGGGGGAGATGCCGATATGCTACGTGGCAACACCCTTGGCGTAGTGGTATCCAACCGTCACCAGGAAGAGCTGTCCAATTTGAGTGAAAATGAGCAGGTTTACTTTGCCAATGGCGCTCATGCCTGGGGAATCCTTGAGGCAATCAACCACTACGGGTTCTTCTGA
- a CDS encoding HAD family hydrolase — MTQLLICTDLDRTLLPNGDLNESPLARERFAAVASHPNVTLVYVSGRDLGLVEQAIKHFSIPIPDWVIGDVGSSLYSFNDLAERSGQGDVMNPIGWIHSSAWQEKIAFDWPGLGSSQIAQALSSLDGLVIQEPARQSRYKLSYYLPLGFDLIALRLEIEARLKDLGACSSLIYSVDEEAQLGLLDVLPKRATKLHAVKFLMQKLGVPAANTVFAGDSGNDLPVLVSSVPSVLVANAHPEVIREAETSSRLHNTAEYLYIAKGDFLGMNGNYSAGILEGLAHYHPETIDWIV, encoded by the coding sequence ATGACCCAACTCCTTATATGTACAGACCTTGATCGCACGCTTTTACCCAACGGTGATCTAAATGAGTCACCCCTCGCCCGCGAACGTTTTGCGGCGGTGGCATCCCATCCGAATGTCACGTTGGTCTATGTGTCGGGTCGAGATCTAGGCCTGGTTGAGCAGGCCATAAAGCACTTTTCCATTCCCATTCCCGATTGGGTAATCGGCGATGTGGGCAGCAGTCTTTATAGCTTCAATGATCTGGCAGAGAGAAGTGGTCAGGGAGATGTCATGAATCCAATTGGCTGGATCCATTCCAGCGCTTGGCAGGAAAAAATCGCCTTTGACTGGCCTGGTCTTGGTAGTAGTCAGATCGCTCAAGCCCTAAGCTCCCTCGATGGTCTTGTGATTCAGGAGCCTGCTCGCCAGAGTCGCTATAAGTTGAGTTACTACCTGCCATTGGGTTTTGATCTGATAGCGCTTCGGCTGGAGATCGAAGCCAGGCTCAAGGATTTGGGGGCTTGTTCAAGTTTGATCTATAGCGTTGATGAGGAGGCGCAGCTGGGCCTCCTCGATGTATTGCCCAAGCGGGCCACTAAGTTACATGCTGTGAAATTCCTAATGCAAAAACTGGGTGTTCCTGCAGCCAACACAGTGTTTGCGGGTGATAGTGGCAATGATCTTCCAGTTCTTGTCAGCTCAGTCCCCTCGGTGCTAGTCGCCAACGCCCATCCAGAGGTGATCAGAGAGGCCGAAACTAGTTCGCGGCTTCACAATACGGCAGAATACTTATATATTGCCAAGGGAGATTTTCTGGGCATGAATGGTAATTATAGCGCTGGGATTCTAGAAGGATTAGCTCATTATCATCCCGAAACAATAGATTGGATTGTCTGA
- a CDS encoding alpha-amylase family glycosyl hydrolase yields the protein MYEQISHSLLNSILDDLRPEIRRQNLRHFYTRLGANFYAIHSLFSTLYGMREDFQAQMVRLVETMAEGYIYRSEESERLDMKREQDHNWFLSQKWVGMALYTNGFADNLADLANKIGYFQELGINMVHIMPILSCPVGKSDGGYAISNFREIDSRVGDLADFQKISEQFRKNDILLVLDIVLNHTSDEHEWALKAKAGDPHYQGYYLTFEDRSVPDVFEQGMPEVFPETDPGNFTWNQEMGRWVMTVFHDYQWDLDYSNPEVFIEILAIVLFWANQGVDIMRLDAVAFLWKKMGSTCQNERKAHLILQLLKDCCQVTAPGVLFIAEAIVAPSELAKYFGEDAIVAKECEIAYNSTLMALLWDGIATKNSKLLREGIKSLPSKLERATWLTYVRCHDDIGFGFDDRDIAAVGYVPNLHRRFLVDYFSGKYDQGPRGMVFMRNDYTGDARICGSLASLAGLESALENSDQAAIDVAIGRILLLNGVIMSFGGIPLLYNGDALGVLNDYSYSSDPSKANDNRWVHRSKIDWEKATLRHQRNTVEYTIFTAMKRMISIRKEISAFADFNNRELLHSDNEHLLCYLRFNPMRSSEKIFVVANFDDHPQHLDLENYCRYGINPRAKFVDLYSGMKPSQHEGSIALQGGQFYWLSEN from the coding sequence ATGTACGAACAGATTTCTCATTCACTTTTGAACTCGATCCTGGATGATCTTAGGCCGGAAATCAGGCGCCAGAATCTCCGCCACTTCTATACCAGGCTTGGGGCTAATTTTTATGCCATTCACTCTTTGTTCAGCACGCTTTATGGCATGCGTGAAGATTTCCAGGCACAGATGGTCCGACTGGTTGAAACTATGGCCGAAGGCTATATCTACCGCTCAGAGGAGTCCGAGCGGTTGGATATGAAGCGTGAGCAGGATCATAATTGGTTTCTTTCGCAGAAGTGGGTAGGAATGGCGCTTTATACTAATGGTTTTGCTGACAACTTGGCAGACCTTGCCAATAAAATTGGTTATTTTCAGGAGCTAGGCATAAACATGGTACATATTATGCCGATTCTAAGTTGCCCAGTTGGCAAGAGTGACGGCGGTTACGCAATCAGCAATTTTCGAGAGATTGATAGTAGGGTCGGTGATTTAGCTGATTTTCAAAAAATATCGGAACAATTCAGGAAAAACGATATCCTATTGGTTCTTGATATCGTTCTCAACCATACGTCGGATGAGCATGAGTGGGCACTTAAGGCCAAGGCAGGTGATCCTCATTATCAAGGCTATTATCTCACCTTTGAAGACCGTTCGGTACCCGATGTATTCGAGCAGGGGATGCCGGAGGTATTTCCAGAAACCGATCCGGGAAATTTTACCTGGAATCAGGAGATGGGGCGCTGGGTGATGACGGTTTTCCATGACTATCAGTGGGATCTTGATTATAGCAACCCGGAAGTCTTCATTGAAATTCTGGCGATCGTGCTGTTCTGGGCCAATCAGGGTGTTGATATTATGCGCCTCGATGCCGTTGCATTCCTCTGGAAAAAGATGGGATCAACCTGTCAGAATGAGAGAAAAGCGCATCTCATCCTGCAGTTACTTAAGGACTGTTGCCAAGTAACAGCTCCCGGGGTTCTGTTTATTGCTGAGGCTATTGTTGCACCCAGTGAACTCGCTAAGTATTTTGGAGAAGATGCGATTGTTGCTAAGGAATGCGAAATTGCTTATAATTCAACGCTTATGGCCTTGCTTTGGGATGGAATTGCAACCAAGAATTCGAAATTGTTGCGGGAGGGTATTAAGAGCCTCCCATCCAAGCTGGAGCGTGCCACCTGGCTAACCTACGTGCGTTGCCATGATGATATTGGCTTTGGCTTTGATGATCGTGATATTGCGGCTGTAGGTTATGTGCCGAATCTGCATAGAAGGTTCCTTGTTGACTACTTTAGTGGCAAGTATGACCAGGGTCCGAGGGGGATGGTTTTCATGCGTAATGATTACACCGGAGATGCACGAATCTGCGGTTCTCTAGCTTCCTTGGCTGGACTTGAGTCTGCCTTGGAGAATTCTGATCAAGCCGCAATAGATGTCGCCATTGGCAGAATTCTGCTTCTTAACGGCGTGATTATGTCGTTTGGGGGGATACCTCTTCTCTACAACGGCGACGCTCTAGGCGTTCTCAATGACTATAGCTACAGCAGTGACCCTAGTAAGGCCAATGATAACCGCTGGGTGCATCGTTCAAAGATTGACTGGGAGAAGGCGACGCTCCGGCATCAGCGTAACACTGTGGAATACACCATTTTTACAGCAATGAAGAGGATGATCTCTATACGCAAAGAAATCTCGGCTTTTGCCGATTTTAATAACCGTGAGCTCTTGCACTCAGACAATGAGCATCTGCTCTGCTATCTGCGCTTCAACCCCATGAGGAGCTCTGAAAAGATCTTCGTGGTGGCAAATTTCGATGATCATCCCCAGCATCTGGATCTTGAGAATTATTGCCGATATGGCATCAATCCACGTGCTAAGTTTGTTGATCTCTATAGCGGCATGAAGCCGTCCCAGCACGAAGGTTCCATTGCCCTACAGGGTGGGCAATTTTATTGGCTGAGCGAGAACTGA